In the Quercus lobata isolate SW786 chromosome 5, ValleyOak3.0 Primary Assembly, whole genome shotgun sequence genome, one interval contains:
- the LOC115992278 gene encoding uncharacterized protein LOC115992278 encodes MDYDSDDAGSLKSDGTNYLLWSYMMRNFEIEGELWDYVSGLATRPDPKNKNYLNLIKHWESMNATARSIIDLYVDRSLKKLLANINSAKDAWDYLLWLYAQHDESNLAKKYRLEREIEAVKQSSFPLTGLYCFLQCYWQQLDEMEPKELSDLESYKKYHEESRLVQLLMALPDTFDEDIRKSMLERSPLPTVSEAVQELLFVEHRLTYDKFSSLSLHDRDFPAKKMNNDQTKRSNRGQKDSPQFGGCQPSIQDPIQQSDKDYQPSSSSSRLASSLTPDNNQPFLSTDQFRSMINIMNQVESDFFGRSPLESGMYLPPARKGLLVQDPIQQSDKDYRPYFSLSRLASSLTPDNNQPALSTDQCDLHKSIFKSQLESELSGQSPLECGIYVPPFRRERNCLSMVSSSVKILSYNVWFGDVEIQKRMEALGELIQLHSPDVICFQEITLDIYDIFKASSWWNTYNCSVSDQMASTTIDFCMQLSKLPVKSFSRKPLPFSSSRMLNELCMAEIEVRGKLLTVATSHFLNPCPGPPTWDQMHSEERIAQAKEAVNLLKKFPNVVFCGDMNWDEKLDGRFPSPDGWIDAWAELRPGENGWTYDTVSNPMLFYNRPLQKRLDRFICNLCDFKLSAINMIGVEAIPGVSYMREKKVRKRVRKLVRQVLPSDHYGLLLGINIQ; translated from the exons ATGGATTATGACTCGGATGATGCTGGATCACTCAAATCGGATGGAACTAATTATCTACTATGGTCATATATGATGCGTAATTTCGAGATTGAAGGAGAACTGTGGGACTATGTAAGTGGGTTAGCGACTCGTCCtgaccccaaaaataaaaattacttaaacTTGATTAAGCATTGGGAATCTATGAATGCAACAGCACGGTCAATTATCGACTTGTATGTTGATCGTTCCCTTAAGAAACTTTTGGCTAATATAAACTCTGCCAAGGATGCATGGGACTACTTGTTATGGTTGTATGCCCAACATGATGAGTCGAATTTGGCTAAAAAGTATCGGTTGGAGAGGGAAATTGAGGCTGTGAAACAAAGTAGTTTTCCCCTTACTGGATTATATTGTTTTTTGCAATGTTATTGGCAGCAATTAGATGAGATGGAGCCAAAGGAATTGAGTGATTTAGAGAGTTACAAGAAATACCATGAAGAGTCTCGGCTGGTTCAGCTTCTCATGGCTTTACCAGATACATTTGATGAGGATATTAGAAAGTCTATGCTGGAACGTTCCCCTCTACCAACTGTTTCTGAAGCTGTGCAAGAGTTGCTATTTGTGGAGCATAGACTAACATATGATAAATTTTCATCTCTATCATTACATGACAGAGATTTTCCTGCCAAGAAGATGAACAATGATCAGACAAAGAGAAGCAATAGAGGTCAAAAGGATTCGCCCCAATTTGGTGGATGTCAGCCATCTATCCAGGATCCTATCCAGCAGTCAGACAAAGACTATCAGCCATCTTCCTCTTCGTCTAGGCTTGCATCATCCTTGACGCCAGATAACAATCAACCTTTTCTCTCCACTGACCAGTTCCGATCCATGATTAACATTATGAATCAAGTGGAATCTGATTTTTTTGGTCGATCTCCACTAGAGAGTGGCATGTATCTGCCTCCTGCAAGAAAAGGTTTGTTAGTCCAGGATCCTATCCAGCAGTCAGACAAAGACTATCGGCCATATTTCTCTTTGTCGAGGCTTGCATCATCTTTGACACCAGATAACAATCAACCTGCTCTCTCTACTGACCAGTGTGATCTTCATAAATCCATATTTAAGTCTCAACTGGAATCTGAGCTTTCTGGTCAATCTCCACTAGAATGTGGCATATATGTGCCTCCGTTCAGAAGAG AGAGAAATTGTTTGAGCATGGTTTCAAGTTCAGTGAAAATTCTGAGTTACAATGTGTGGTTCGGAGATGTGGAGATACAAAAGAGGATGGAGGCTCTTGGTGAACTTATTCAATTGCATTCTCCTGATGTCATTTGTTTCCAG GAGATTACACTTGATATATATGACATTTTTAAGGCATCAAGCTGGTGGAACACATATAATTGCTCAGTTTCAGATCAAATGGCCAGTACAACAATAGATTTCTGCATGCAG TTGAGCAAACTTCCAGTAAAATCCTTCAGCCGCAAACCGTTACCGTTCAGCAGTTCTAGAATGCTGAATGAACTGTGCATGGCAGAGATTGAAGTGAGGGGGAAATTGTTGACTGTAGCCACAAGCCATTTTTTGAACCCCTGCCCTGGCCCTCCTACATGGGATCAAATGCACAGTGAGGAACGTATAGCTCAGGCAAAGGAGGCTGTTAACCTTCTTAAGAAATTTCCAAATGTGGTCTTTTGTGGTGACATGAATTGGGATGAAAAATTGGATGGAAGGTTTCCTTCACCTGATGGATGGATTGATGCCTGGGCAGAATTAAGGCCCGGTGAAAATGGATGGACATATGATACTGTGTCCAATCCAATGTTGTTTTATAACCGGCCTTTGCAAAAGCGGCTAGATAGATTTATTTGCAATCTATGTGATTTCAAATTAAGTGCAATCAACATGATAGGAGTGGAGGCTATACCAGGAGTGTCATATATGAGGGAGAAGAAGGTAAGAAAAAGGGTCCGAAAGTTGGTGCGTCAAGTATTGCCTAGTGATCATTATGGCTTGCTCTTAGGAATTAATATCCAGTAA